In the genome of Natronomonas salina, the window GACCGGTCTTAGCGTATCGGCGACACTCTGGTACGACAGAGACGTGGCGTCTGGAATCCTGGGTGCCGCGGCGGAAGAGGATCCGGACCTGCTCTTGCTGGGATGGCGGGGTCGGCCGTCGCAACGTGGTGTCGTTCTCGGGACTCACCTCGACGAGGTGCTACGAGATGCACGCCCCGACGTCCTCGTCGACCGTTTACGAAACGGGAACACTGGTACGCTGGATTCGATATTGGTCCCAGTCACGGACAGTCGTCACAGCCAATTCGCGGCGGCGATAGCGGGAACGATCGGTCGGCAGCGAGACGCGAAGGTCACACTCCTGCACGTCACCTCGCCGTCCTCTCCAGAAAGGAATCGGGACAATGCAGACGCCGTCTTCGAAGCCGCCGAGGACCATCTTTGGTCCGTCGGCGTCGAACGGTCCGCACCGGTCAGCGAGAACGTTCCCGGCACGATTACCAACGAGACGACGACCCACGATTTGACGGTGATCGGTGCCTCCGAAGGGAACCTGCTACGGCGGAGGCTCGTCGGGTCCGTCACTGACGCGGTGGCCCGACACGCCTCGGGCGATGTGGTGATCGCCCACCGGCAGCCCGCCACTGCGAACGCTCCAGATTCCCCAATTGAATAATCTCGGAAGGGGACGTTCCACCCGGGCTTCGGGTCATGATTCGGACGATTGCCTCGGGTGTCCAAGGGGTTCGGATGGCCTGGATTACCCGATAGTCGAACCGACACACTGCTTGAGAGAATCCACCGGTACTACGAATACGGCTCCGATTCCCAGTTTCTGGTTACGAGGGCCCACAGTATTGAGAGTGAGGCGGGAACAGCCTCGTATGGAGGGGATCGAGCTTGTTGTTCGCCTGAGTATCGGGGTCCTGTTGATTCTGGCGAACGGATTCTTTGTCGCCATTGAGTTTGCACTGACACGAGTCAGACAGTATCCACGCTCGGAGTTCGACGCCCCAGGACTCCGTCGAGCTTGGAAGATGACGCAGGATCTCGAAATCTATTTGACGAGCTGTCAGGTCGGTATCTCGGCGACGAGCATCGCGGTCGGTATTGTTGCGGAACCAGCCTTAGCCTCCGTGTTCGACCCAGTATTCGAATCGACGATGCTTGCGTCGATCGGGGCTGGGGGTGTCCTGGCCTTCGTCGTCATCAACCTACTCCACCTTACGCACGGCGAACAGACCCCGACGTACCTCGGGGTGGAGCGGACAAAGTTCGTCGCTCGGTACGGAGCTATGCCACTGTACTGGTTTGCGAAGTTACTCTACCCTGTCATAGTCGTCGGTGACACCGTCGCGAAATGGACCCTCGCGGCCTTCGGGGTCGAGATGACCGGCGCGTGGCTGGAGACGGAGGCCGACCGTGTCGAATCCCGGGCTGAACTTCGCCACCGCCTCGGCTCCCTGCTTGACCGAGGGAACCTCTCGGCTGAACGGAAACAGGAGGTAATTAACGCAC includes:
- a CDS encoding CNNM domain-containing protein, which gives rise to MEGIELVVRLSIGVLLILANGFFVAIEFALTRVRQYPRSEFDAPGLRRAWKMTQDLEIYLTSCQVGISATSIAVGIVAEPALASVFDPVFESTMLASIGAGGVLAFVVINLLHLTHGEQTPTYLGVERTKFVARYGAMPLYWFAKLLYPVIVVGDTVAKWTLAAFGVEMTGAWLETEADRVESRAELRHRLGSLLDRGNLSAERKQEVINALTVGEIPVSEVMTDVDDIVFLSTNRSIQENLERIGESPHTRFPLIGADPKDYRGIVYVPSVIDKLEELRHGEVTLVDIAAPPMRIRADTLISDAVDHFQDEQQELALVYDDLGTTIVGLITATDALEAVMGEMEDPLED
- a CDS encoding universal stress protein yields the protein MTNSNGTLLVPVANAETADHLVSQAVDIATDRGYDLSIVHVVTVPPQIPLSDGATQGDDAERSLLEQAKDVAEPTGLSVSATLWYDRDVASGILGAAAEEDPDLLLLGWRGRPSQRGVVLGTHLDEVLRDARPDVLVDRLRNGNTGTLDSILVPVTDSRHSQFAAAIAGTIGRQRDAKVTLLHVTSPSSPERNRDNADAVFEAAEDHLWSVGVERSAPVSENVPGTITNETTTHDLTVIGASEGNLLRRRLVGSVTDAVARHASGDVVIAHRQPATANAPDSPIE